Proteins from a genomic interval of Orbaceae bacterium lpD02:
- a CDS encoding HdeD family acid-resistance protein — protein MKPFTPDMNSLLPKLRNNCSWFFAVGITLLILGFLALSYQFLATVFSIYFIGTLLFIAGIVQALHSFKLKGVGQTALWAVMGVLYIIAGILSFTQPVAVSAAFTLIISFLLIVSGITQIINALHNRGFPKWGWWLFSGVITLILGFMIIMGWPTNSLWVLGMFVGIDLMFQGWAYIAVGLAIKSAKQ, from the coding sequence ATGAAACCTTTCACTCCAGACATGAACTCCCTTTTACCTAAGCTTAGAAATAATTGTAGTTGGTTTTTTGCGGTTGGCATAACTCTACTTATACTTGGCTTTTTAGCACTATCATATCAATTTTTAGCCACCGTATTTTCCATATATTTTATTGGTACATTATTATTTATTGCTGGAATTGTGCAAGCATTACACTCTTTTAAACTCAAGGGGGTTGGGCAAACAGCATTATGGGCAGTCATGGGTGTACTATACATCATCGCTGGGATTCTTTCATTCACCCAGCCGGTCGCCGTATCAGCAGCATTTACATTAATTATTTCATTTTTACTAATTGTTAGCGGTATCACACAAATTATTAATGCTCTTCATAACAGAGGGTTCCCTAAATGGGGTTGGTGGTTATTTTCAGGGGTGATTACCCTAATATTAGGGTTTATGATAATAATGGGATGGCCAACAAATAGTTTATGGGTACTTGGCATGTTTGTTGGTATCGATTTAATGTTTCAAGGTTGGGCTTATATCGCTGTTGGATTAGCAATTAAATCAGCAAAGCAATAA
- the rsgA gene encoding small ribosomal subunit biogenesis GTPase RsgA, translating to MAKNQLSKVQQRRVAAQHNKRLNRADEQYNEGEFLAPQDGIVISRFGKVADVESLQGEVFRCNIRRTLASIVTGDRVIWRQNNDSQINSVIEAIHPRYSELVRPDFYDGIKPVAANIDQIMIISSVLPELSLNIIDRYLVACAVTNIQPIIVLNKIDLLNESQYQEMVDIFDYYRQRGYRVLLLSCRNMQGLDEFKQQLQGRTSILVGQSGVGKSSIIHQLLPEISIQVNVGEISETSGLGQHTTTSTRLYHLPTGGNIIDSPGIREFGLWHLEPEQVIQGFPEFYDYLSDCQFRDCNHLTDINCGLVKAAESGNIATWRLDNYHRILQTMREVKAKTNRAFK from the coding sequence GTGGCTAAAAATCAATTATCAAAAGTTCAACAACGACGGGTTGCGGCTCAACATAATAAGCGGCTAAATCGAGCAGATGAGCAATATAATGAAGGGGAGTTTTTAGCACCGCAAGACGGCATTGTTATTAGTCGTTTTGGTAAAGTTGCGGACGTTGAAAGTTTACAGGGTGAAGTATTTCGCTGTAACATAAGACGAACACTAGCTTCAATCGTTACTGGAGACCGTGTTATTTGGCGGCAAAATAATGACTCACAGATAAACAGTGTAATCGAAGCGATACATCCCCGTTATTCCGAGCTAGTTCGGCCTGACTTTTATGATGGTATTAAACCTGTCGCCGCAAATATTGATCAAATTATGATTATTTCTTCCGTATTACCAGAGCTATCATTAAATATCATTGATCGCTACTTAGTTGCTTGTGCAGTAACTAATATTCAACCAATTATTGTATTAAATAAAATTGATTTGCTTAATGAATCTCAATATCAAGAAATGGTTGATATTTTTGACTACTATCGCCAGCGTGGTTACCGCGTTTTATTATTATCGTGTAGAAACATGCAAGGTTTAGATGAGTTTAAGCAACAATTACAAGGTAGGACATCTATTTTAGTCGGGCAATCTGGTGTTGGCAAATCCAGCATTATTCACCAATTATTACCCGAAATATCAATACAAGTTAATGTGGGAGAAATATCTGAAACCTCGGGATTAGGGCAACATACCACGACATCGACACGGTTATATCATTTACCTACGGGAGGCAATATTATTGACTCGCCAGGAATTCGAGAGTTTGGCTTATGGCATTTAGAGCCTGAGCAAGTTATACAAGGTTTCCCTGAGTTTTATGATTATTTATCTGATTGTCAATTTCGTGATTGCAATCACTTAACAGATATTAATTGCGGCCTAGTAAAAGCCGCAGAATCTGGAAATATAGCTACATGGCGTTTAGATAATTATCATCGCATTTTGCAAACCATGCGTGAGGTAAAAGCAAAAACCAATAGAGCATTTAAATAA
- a CDS encoding lipocalin-like domain-containing protein produces the protein MIKKNYLLALIITFVFLRPAFAKDDRMQIQGVWQLASYIIEVKETGETISPMGQHPTGYTIFTPEGRTWFMLTGNGRIAANTAEEKAQLLDSMVAYAGEYRIEGDKWITSVQVAWNPTWVGTEQARQFKIEGDRLQVLTPWRIMPNWADKGQTRSIITFVRLKD, from the coding sequence ATGATAAAAAAAAACTATCTTTTGGCGCTTATTATTACTTTTGTATTTCTTCGTCCCGCGTTTGCAAAGGATGATCGTATGCAAATTCAAGGTGTTTGGCAACTTGCCTCTTATATTATTGAAGTAAAAGAAACAGGTGAAACCATTTCCCCGATGGGTCAACATCCTACTGGATATACGATTTTTACACCAGAAGGCAGAACTTGGTTTATGCTCACGGGTAATGGGCGCATTGCTGCAAATACAGCAGAAGAAAAAGCACAATTACTTGATTCAATGGTCGCTTATGCGGGTGAGTATCGAATTGAAGGTGATAAATGGATCACCTCCGTGCAAGTAGCATGGAATCCCACATGGGTTGGTACAGAGCAAGCCCGGCAATTTAAAATAGAAGGTGATAGATTGCAAGTATTAACGCCTTGGCGGATTATGCCAAACTGGGCAGATAAGGGGCAAACACGTAGCATTATTACCTTTGTACGTTTAAAAGACTAG
- a CDS encoding DciA family protein: MMRNSEPQSVNSLLNVNTFLTIQEKSRTLYALNNLISKLLPESLSQECRVANYRQGILIVTVSSAGWLTRLRYEQEKLRSFLRQNGLSGLTSIQFKVDPNLNRNKCILHSKDSDLNKRQITQQSAELLMSLAQNCSQKLKSNLIKLAKHATKIDNISTN; the protein is encoded by the coding sequence ATGATGCGTAATAGTGAACCTCAATCTGTAAATAGCCTACTTAATGTTAATACTTTTTTGACTATTCAAGAAAAGAGTAGGACTTTATACGCACTTAACAACCTAATTTCGAAATTATTACCTGAAAGCTTAAGCCAAGAGTGTCGCGTCGCTAATTATCGACAAGGGATCCTTATTGTAACTGTATCATCAGCAGGCTGGCTAACTCGTTTGCGTTACGAACAAGAAAAGCTGCGTTCTTTTTTACGCCAAAATGGACTCAGTGGATTAACCTCGATTCAATTCAAAGTGGACCCTAATCTTAACCGTAATAAATGTATATTGCATAGTAAAGATAGCGATTTAAACAAAAGGCAGATTACGCAGCAAAGTGCTGAGCTATTAATGAGTCTTGCTCAAAATTGTTCTCAAAAATTAAAAAGTAATTTGATTAAGCTTGCCAAGCATGCAACAAAAATAGACAATATATCAACTAATTAG
- a CDS encoding DUF1043 family protein, translated as MDSEMTTYLIMGLVLGAIIGIIITNVFSSKARKYEQMKRELEVTKQELATQKQMIIKHFSHSAEILDNMAKEFRRLYQHMADNSNNLVSQEDLNTLNLTPTMNINTDKTVLESKIQGSTPPKDYSNNPSGLLKGEETKI; from the coding sequence ATGGATTCGGAAATGACAACATACCTTATCATGGGTTTAGTTTTAGGGGCTATCATCGGTATTATCATTACGAATGTATTTAGCTCAAAAGCGAGAAAATATGAGCAAATGAAACGAGAGCTCGAAGTAACAAAGCAAGAATTAGCCACACAAAAGCAGATGATAATTAAACATTTTTCCCATAGCGCTGAAATTTTAGATAACATGGCTAAAGAATTTCGCCGTCTCTACCAGCACATGGCTGATAATTCAAACAACTTGGTGTCTCAAGAAGATTTAAACACATTAAATTTAACGCCAACTATGAATATAAATACAGATAAAACTGTTTTAGAAAGTAAAATTCAAGGCTCTACCCCACCGAAAGATTATTCAAATAATCCATCTGGATTATTAAAAGGTGAAGAAACAAAGATATAA
- a CDS encoding Do family serine endopeptidase — translation MKQKFNYPKKCLTILALTIGLSLGSFAQASIKLPSFISTPSGNTQELPSLAPMLEQVLPSVVSIKVEGTAQVQNNIPEEFKRFFGYPENQSRAFVGQGSGVIIDADKGYVVTNNHVIDNAEKITILVNDGREFTAKLIGKDPLTDIALLQIENGKNLTAIKLADSDKLRVGDFAVAIGNPFGIGQTVTSGIISALARSGLNMNGFENFIQTDASINRGNSGGALINLNGELIGINTAIIAPGGGNVGIAFAIPSNMVKNLTEQFSEFGQVKRGVLGIKGNELTSDIAKAFDLNVQKGAFISEVLEDSAAKEAGIKAGDVIISMDGKPIESFAELRAKVATAGVGREISLGLIRDGKQVMLKVKLKTSDESTTEAKTIHPSLDGASLANSDQDGKDGVLIDKIIAGSAASKLGLKEGDLITGINKAPIKNIADLRKIIENKPAVIALNIVRDKSNIYLILR, via the coding sequence ATGAAACAAAAATTTAATTATCCGAAAAAATGCTTAACTATTTTAGCATTAACAATTGGTTTGAGCTTAGGTTCATTTGCTCAAGCTAGCATTAAATTACCATCATTTATTTCAACACCTTCAGGCAACACGCAAGAATTACCTAGTTTGGCACCAATGCTTGAGCAAGTGTTGCCTTCAGTGGTTAGTATAAAAGTTGAAGGAACAGCACAAGTTCAAAATAATATACCTGAAGAGTTTAAACGTTTTTTTGGTTATCCTGAAAACCAATCTAGAGCTTTTGTAGGACAAGGTTCAGGGGTAATTATTGATGCAGATAAAGGTTATGTCGTAACCAATAATCATGTCATTGATAACGCTGAAAAAATAACTATTCTAGTCAATGATGGCCGGGAATTTACTGCCAAACTTATTGGTAAAGATCCTCTTACTGATATTGCATTATTACAGATAGAAAATGGCAAAAATTTGACGGCAATTAAACTTGCTGACTCAGATAAATTACGTGTTGGTGATTTTGCTGTTGCTATCGGTAACCCGTTTGGAATTGGTCAGACCGTAACATCAGGAATTATCTCAGCGTTAGCAAGAAGTGGATTGAATATGAATGGATTTGAAAACTTTATCCAGACTGACGCTTCGATTAACCGAGGAAATTCTGGCGGTGCATTAATCAATTTAAACGGTGAATTAATCGGTATTAATACGGCCATTATTGCTCCCGGTGGTGGTAATGTCGGTATTGCCTTCGCTATTCCTAGTAATATGGTAAAAAATCTAACCGAACAATTCTCTGAATTTGGTCAAGTGAAACGAGGCGTTTTAGGCATCAAAGGTAATGAATTAACATCCGATATTGCAAAAGCATTTGATTTGAATGTTCAAAAAGGTGCATTTATTAGCGAAGTGCTCGAAGATTCGGCCGCTAAAGAGGCGGGAATCAAAGCTGGTGATGTAATTATATCAATGGACGGTAAACCTATTGAAAGTTTTGCTGAACTAAGGGCTAAAGTAGCAACAGCTGGCGTAGGGCGAGAAATAAGTCTTGGTCTAATTCGTGATGGCAAGCAAGTTATGCTCAAAGTAAAACTTAAAACCAGTGATGAGTCAACGACTGAAGCTAAAACAATTCATCCAAGCCTAGATGGTGCAAGCTTAGCTAATAGCGATCAAGACGGCAAGGATGGTGTCTTAATCGATAAGATCATAGCTGGCTCTGCTGCATCTAAGCTAGGCTTAAAAGAAGGTGACTTAATTACAGGAATCAATAAAGCACCGATCAAAAACATTGCCGATTTGCGTAAAATTATTGAAAATAAACCTGCTGTAATTGCGCTCAATATTGTACGGGATAAGAGTAATATCTATCTTATCTTACGCTAA
- the degS gene encoding outer membrane-stress sensor serine endopeptidase DegS — MLKKILWPMLIGTVLAIVLLIIFPSLKNDSHLSLPQTIFNSEPLSYHQAVKAAAPAVANIYSRTMSVASTKKKGEITPLGSGVIISKDGYIITNFHVIEGAQQIIVALQDGRIFEALIVGSDKLVDIAVLKIEASNIPVIPINPNREPQIGDIVLAIGNPYNIGQTITQGIISATGRDGLSPFRRQNFIQTDASINHGNSGGALVNSKGELIGINTLSFVKNSANDIPEGIGFAIPTALATKIMKKLIKDGKIIRGYIGIDGLEFSPTQNPSDHPVVLGILVTNVEGPASKAGLKANDILISVNNQPVKSIIETMDQITEIKPGTIIPVTVLRNGEKLPLEVKIEQLPI, encoded by the coding sequence ATGCTAAAAAAAATACTTTGGCCGATGTTAATCGGCACGGTTTTAGCAATCGTATTATTAATCATTTTTCCTTCCCTAAAAAATGATAGCCATCTTTCTTTACCTCAAACTATCTTTAATAGTGAACCTTTAAGCTATCATCAAGCAGTCAAAGCCGCCGCCCCAGCTGTTGCTAATATTTATAGTCGCACAATGAGTGTTGCTTCCACAAAAAAGAAAGGTGAGATAACACCATTAGGATCGGGTGTTATTATCAGTAAAGATGGCTATATTATTACTAATTTTCATGTAATTGAAGGTGCCCAACAAATTATTGTTGCGTTACAAGATGGTCGAATCTTTGAAGCGTTAATCGTCGGCTCTGATAAACTTGTTGACATAGCCGTACTTAAAATCGAAGCATCAAATATTCCGGTTATTCCTATCAATCCGAACCGAGAGCCTCAAATTGGCGATATCGTGCTTGCTATTGGTAACCCATATAATATAGGTCAAACAATAACTCAAGGAATTATCAGCGCAACTGGTCGCGATGGGCTGAGTCCATTTAGACGGCAGAATTTTATTCAAACAGATGCATCGATTAACCATGGTAATTCTGGGGGAGCATTAGTTAATAGCAAAGGTGAGTTAATTGGTATCAATACCTTATCATTCGTTAAAAATAGCGCTAATGACATACCAGAAGGAATTGGTTTTGCGATCCCAACTGCCCTCGCGACAAAGATTATGAAAAAATTGATAAAAGATGGCAAAATTATTCGTGGGTATATTGGTATTGATGGTTTAGAGTTTTCACCGACACAAAACCCAAGCGACCATCCCGTAGTACTTGGTATTTTAGTTACCAATGTAGAAGGGCCTGCAAGCAAAGCAGGCCTAAAAGCTAACGACATATTAATTTCCGTTAATAATCAACCAGTAAAATCGATCATTGAAACAATGGATCAAATTACAGAAATAAAACCAGGCACAATAATTCCTGTTACCGTACTGCGTAATGGAGAAAAGTTGCCACTGGAAGTAAAGATAGAGCAATTGCCAATTTAA
- the rpmE gene encoding 50S ribosomal protein L31 encodes MKKGIHPEYKEITATCSCGNVIKTHSTIGHDIHLDVCGECHPFYTGKQRDVATGGRVDKFNQRFSMPSSKK; translated from the coding sequence ATGAAAAAAGGTATCCATCCTGAATATAAAGAAATTACGGCAACATGTTCTTGCGGTAATGTAATTAAAACTCATTCAACCATCGGTCATGATATTCACTTAGATGTATGTGGAGAGTGTCATCCATTTTATACCGGTAAACAACGTGATGTTGCAACGGGTGGACGAGTTGATAAGTTTAACCAACGTTTTTCTATGCCAAGTAGTAAGAAATAG
- the metJ gene encoding met regulon transcriptional regulator MetJ has translation MMEWNGDYISPYAEHGKKNEQVKKITVSIPLKVLKILTDERTRRQVNNLRHATNSELLCEAFLHAFTGQPLPSDKDLSKELSDGIPQQAKVLMLELGIDPDSLEY, from the coding sequence ATGATGGAGTGGAACGGTGACTATATTAGTCCTTATGCCGAACATGGAAAGAAAAATGAACAGGTTAAAAAAATTACAGTTTCGATTCCATTAAAAGTATTAAAGATACTGACAGATGAACGAACGCGTCGACAAGTTAATAATTTAAGGCATGCGACAAATAGTGAGCTTTTATGTGAGGCTTTTTTGCATGCATTTACAGGGCAACCACTACCGAGTGATAAAGATTTAAGCAAAGAGCTGTCGGATGGGATTCCACAGCAAGCAAAAGTATTAATGCTTGAATTAGGTATTGACCCCGATTCATTAGAATATTAA
- the metB gene encoding cystathionine gamma-synthase, producing MIKKTNSSSPTKTLSQRTITVRGGLNSDDQHGAVIPKISLSTCYRFTEFAKPRAFDYGRKSTPNRYSVEKTIAELENGVDAILTNSGMSAIHLLSVALLSPNDLVIAPHDCYGGSYRLFDSLSQKGYFKAKFINQSDDAALEQILNLKPKLVLIETPSNPLLRVVDIQKIAKLAHQSGALVLVDNTFMTPILQSPFLLGADIIIHSCTKFLNGHSDLLAGVLVFREQSIAEQVLWWSNNIGTANSSFDAYLLQRGLRTLSVRVLAQQESALKIVNFLVRHPKIAAVHHPSLVSTPGHEIAKKQQKGFGSLLSFELKASIDKTAIFIEKLKIFTLAQSLGGTESLISHPTTMTHSGISAQARKAAGISDQLLRISVGLEDSDDLIADLEQALMAI from the coding sequence ATGATTAAAAAAACCAATAGTTCCTCGCCAACAAAAACACTATCACAGCGAACAATTACCGTCCGAGGTGGGCTCAATAGTGATGATCAACATGGTGCTGTCATTCCTAAAATATCATTATCAACTTGCTATCGTTTTACTGAGTTTGCGAAACCAAGGGCATTTGATTATGGTCGAAAATCAACACCAAACCGTTATTCAGTTGAAAAAACGATTGCGGAATTAGAAAATGGCGTTGATGCTATTTTAACGAATAGTGGTATGTCAGCAATTCATTTGCTGTCTGTCGCCTTATTATCACCTAATGATTTAGTCATCGCTCCTCATGATTGTTATGGCGGAAGTTATCGATTGTTCGATAGTCTGAGTCAAAAAGGTTATTTTAAAGCAAAATTCATTAATCAATCCGATGATGCTGCACTTGAACAAATACTTAACTTGAAGCCAAAACTGGTTTTGATTGAAACACCGAGTAATCCTCTTTTACGTGTTGTCGATATACAAAAAATCGCTAAACTGGCTCACCAGTCTGGAGCGCTCGTTTTAGTAGATAATACATTCATGACTCCTATTTTACAAAGCCCTTTCCTGTTAGGTGCAGATATTATTATTCATTCATGTACTAAATTTCTTAATGGTCATTCGGATTTACTTGCTGGAGTATTAGTTTTTCGCGAGCAAAGTATTGCTGAACAGGTTTTATGGTGGTCAAATAATATCGGTACGGCGAATTCGTCATTCGATGCTTATTTGTTACAAAGAGGATTACGTACATTGTCGGTTCGAGTGCTTGCTCAGCAAGAAAGTGCACTTAAAATTGTCAATTTTCTGGTTAGGCACCCTAAAATTGCAGCAGTACATCATCCATCGTTAGTCTCTACGCCTGGCCATGAAATTGCTAAGAAACAACAGAAAGGATTCGGCTCATTATTAAGCTTTGAACTAAAAGCAAGTATCGATAAAACAGCAATTTTTATAGAAAAACTAAAAATTTTCACTCTTGCTCAATCGCTTGGTGGCACAGAAAGTCTTATTTCACACCCAACTACGATGACTCATTCAGGTATCAGCGCACAAGCACGCAAAGCCGCTGGGATTTCCGATCAGTTATTAAGAATTTCGGTTGGGCTGGAAGATAGCGATGATTTAATTGCCGATCTAGAGCAAGCACTAATGGCTATTTAA
- the rlmB gene encoding 23S rRNA (guanosine(2251)-2'-O)-methyltransferase RlmB, whose protein sequence is MSEMIYGIHAIQGMLARSPERILDVYLLKNRDDKRLTTLVQEIESLRLPVKLVDRKWLDEQSSQGVHQGIMARIKEGRNYHENDLPDLLMQKAEPLILILDGVTDPHNLGACIRTADAAGVDLIIIPKDKSAPLNAIAKKVACGAAESVPVIRVTNLARTLRMLKEDYQIWIVGTAGEADHSLYQSNLTGKLAIIMGAEGEGMRRLTKEHCDELISIPMSGFVSSLNVSVATGICLFESVRQKGDQNK, encoded by the coding sequence ATGAGTGAAATGATATATGGTATCCATGCGATACAAGGTATGCTAGCACGTTCCCCAGAGCGAATTTTAGATGTTTATTTACTGAAAAATCGTGATGATAAACGGTTAACTACGCTCGTACAAGAAATTGAGTCATTAAGGCTACCAGTTAAGCTAGTCGATAGAAAATGGCTCGATGAACAAAGTTCACAAGGTGTACATCAAGGGATCATGGCTAGAATAAAAGAAGGTCGTAATTACCATGAAAATGATTTACCCGATCTTTTGATGCAAAAAGCTGAACCATTAATTTTAATTCTTGATGGTGTAACCGACCCACATAATCTAGGGGCATGCATCCGCACCGCTGATGCGGCAGGTGTAGATCTCATTATTATCCCTAAGGATAAATCGGCCCCATTAAATGCGATTGCTAAAAAAGTAGCATGCGGTGCTGCTGAAAGTGTACCTGTTATCCGAGTGACTAATTTAGCAAGGACATTACGCATGTTAAAAGAAGATTATCAAATTTGGATCGTAGGTACTGCTGGTGAAGCCGATCATTCATTATACCAGAGTAATTTAACAGGAAAGCTTGCCATTATTATGGGCGCAGAAGGTGAAGGGATGAGGCGCTTGACTAAGGAACATTGCGATGAGTTGATTAGTATCCCTATGTCAGGATTTGTTTCTTCATTAAATGTGTCAGTAGCAACGGGTATCTGCCTTTTTGAATCTGTTAGACAAAAAGGTGATCAGAATAAATAG